The region ATTTCTACGGAAGCCCAACCCGGATGAGTGTCAGCGCCtactggatatgcacggttcgatgcacgggttcccaggaatgttaggaagcatcgattgcatgcattgggagtggaggaactgccccgtggcatggaaaggccagttcactactggattcaaaagcaaacatccaacgatgattctggaagccgttgcggactaccgtctacggatctggcatgcgtatttcggtgtggcaggttcgaacaacgacatcaatgttcttcagtcatcgccgctcttcaacgaggagtgccggggaaagggtccagaaatcagcttcgtagccaacggtacgcagtacagtagggcctactatttggcagatgggatatatccgcggtggcccgtattcgtgaagactgtccgccaaccggttggaccgaataaacaatattttgcgcgcaaacaagagagtgctaggaaggatgttgagcgggcttttggtgtcctccaatcgcggtgggctattatacggtgtccggcacgagtttggcacgaagatgatgtcgcgaatattatgttagcctgtatcatattgcataatatgataatagaagatgaaggctttgcggcagagcgatggGCACCAGAAGAaggcgcaagtacaagtcacgatgttgcctccgcgccgatccagatgggcgtaccacggagcaatgaatatttgatccaacgcttcgctgatatgcgcaggaccacatcacataacacactgcaggccgatttgattgaagaagtatgggcacgtaggggaggtggtggcGCAGTGTGAACATgttagtgatttgtactagattaaatgtagtgtgtaattttaattttaattttaattttaattttaattttaattttaattttaattctacttcgtatagtcgtgttcttctaattacgtatagcccaataaatttgttcataattacttgaaacattataaaatgaaagttgattataaaatttggggctatTAGAGGTGTTCACTATAGTGGCGGACTTAAAATTTTGGGACCATGGACAACAAAACTGTGGCTATGGATAAAAACTGGAGCTGAGGCTATTGGGCGTGCAGTGGACACTCTTACAAATTTCTTTCCGCGAGAGTCGAGCCAAGACCCAAACAAAATCAGATTCCTCActctcttctcctctctctcctACGGCATGTTACTGTCGCTGCTCTGCTGCTGCTTCTGGTGATATTTCCCACTGTTTGACACCTATAAAAAGACCTCGCCTCCATTATTAAAGCTATTCTCCTCCATCTATAGTCTATACATACTCTTAGATACACAGCTCGGTGTCTTTCTCCCCTTCCCCCCAATCTTTTCAGTGACAAATTCGAGAATGTATGCAGAAACTGGGCTTATGTTTCCATACTTCTCTCAAGAAGCTCAGCAGTTTGATGATTTTTGCTGCTCACAAAGGCCTAATTCCTCTTTGGTAAATTATCTTATGCTTTTTTGATCATTTTTTGGGGAAAGGGTGTCAAAATATCTGAGGTTTTCACTCTTCATCTGTGTGTTAATGATCTTTTCctcttttcacatttttttccatttccaAGATTTTTATACACCCTACCTTTTCCTGCAAGATGGATTTTActgaaatttttttctatttcattttATGAATTGCTATTTGCTTGCTCATGTTAATTGGGGCATCTCCATAGTTCTTTTTCCTGAGTTTTTGATTACTGAAATGAAAGTTATCATGATGAATTTCGATTTGACTGCCACAAATGTTGACTTATGTAAGAGCTTAGAGAAAAATGGGCCTTCTTTATCTCAAAGATTAGATTTTTCTTCTAATGTGCTTTTTCAATAGGCACCATTAATGGTTAGCACCTTGAGTTCTATTTATGGTGAAAAGGGAAATTATTGGAACATAATATCACAATCATTACTTCCGTTTCTTTGAAAAGCCATTAATTAGGTTATGAATTAATTTCAGACCTTTCTCATCTTTTCCAACTTCAAAAGAGTTCCTATTTTTGTGAAGGTCTTCGTTTTTTCTTCTCCTCCTTCTATACCTTTTCTTTTCACTCTATTGTATGCTGGTTCAAGATAGAGAAGTGAAGTGAGTGAATAAGCCTTCAATTATTGGTGGTTACTTTTGAAGCTCTGTTTTACAATGGGGATTTCTATGTCTGTTACACATATTTGACATTTAGCTAAAATGATCTTGATCACCCTATTTTTCATGTGTTAGAGTGTTTAAAGGCAGCTTAAATAGCAGTAGCATCTTAGTTTGTGATTCAAGTGAATTATCACATAAGTTTCTGATTGGAAAGTTAGTAGTTATGAGAAAGTGCACCTGCAGATACTTATAGACACCTCAATCATTGATAttagtttttactttttacATAGGGCGGTGTCTGAAATCTAGTAGATGACGGTTTCTGGTGGCCGATAACTGTAATGGAGCGAGATGAATTATCCAGCGAAGTCACCTATTTGTCTAGCTAGTTTTTGGTAATTATGATAATATACTTCGTATTTCTTGTAAAATTTTAACAATCTTACCATGATTTCTATTTATTACCGTGAATCTTTGTCCTAACATGTGATTTAACTGGTGTCCTCGAGTTGAACATCTGTGTCTGTTGTGGGCTTCTTTGTATGCTTTTATAGGTTGTACTGATGCATACTAACCATCATGATTAGACAAAAAAAGCTTATTTGCTAGATGTGTGCCTACAGCTTCACAGTTTTGGCTAACCACTAGTCATGATTGGTCATTTTTTACTCTGCTTCATGAGATatttatatcaaatattttagttaaatttgagaattttttcccccaaattcCTATGTAGGGCATAACAAGCAGCCTCATGCAAACATCCACCATATCAGATTACAACCTCGGGGGAGAAGGTGATCTCTTCAAGGCACCTGAACCAGTAATTGGAGAACCATTAATGGCTGTGGATCCGATGACAGCTGCTATCTCAATGATCTCCTGTGGAGAAGATGTGATCTCTCCCCAGTCGCTAACAGTATCTGATATCGAGTCGTCTATTGAGAGTGGACAGCTCATCAGTGAGGTTTTCTATGAATGTAGAAAGGATCTTTTGGCACAGCAAGGGAATGAGACGCCACTCTTTGATACCCTGAGTATCAAGATTCCGTCTCTACAGATAGATGAAAATTTTGTTGTTGACGAGAAGCTGTTTGCGGAGGGCGCACTCCAGAAAAGTCTCAGCTCGAGTTGTCTAAGATCTGTGGATGGTGTGCATGAGGCTCCACTGAGGCCAAAATTTCTCGATTTTCCAGTTTTGGACTTTGGGGCTTTTAATGGGATGCGGAGAGCATTTAGTGAAGGAGATATCAAGGTAAACTCTTCTAGCAATCTTTATGCACATCTTGTTAGCACTCACTACCCTCTCATACTACATATTGTATCATGAATCTTATATGCCATGTAATTTGGCTTCAGAATTGGATAATGTTGGTAACATACCTAAAATGTATCCTGAAACACCTCTATATTGAATTGGGCCGGTGAATGATTCGCATTTTACCTCTGCTCGTGACTACTACACAAATTTATTGGTTGCACGACAATGTGTATGAACTGAGAAATGGTTAGATGTTTGTGGACTCTTGGACAGGATAGGGGTGGGTGTGATTGATACTGAGTTTTTATGGCAGACTCTTGATAACGATGGTAAAACAATTCTGGAGCAGTCCTCGGTGGTGCAACCTCGGGTTATAAGCAGCTGCCATTCTGAAGATCGCAGGGAAAAGCTCTGTAGATACTGGAACAAGAAGTCCAAGCGAAACTTTGGAAGAAAAATCAAGGTGAGACTTATATAATCTTTCTTCAGTTCCCAAAGTATAATATTATCCCTCCACTTTATATTAAATCTCACTCATATTCATCATATTATGTCAAGAAACTGCATACTGAGGGAGCACAAGACTAACTACTAACGCGTTTTGCTGCAGTATGCTTGTAGGAAAGCCTTGGCTGACAGCCAGCCTCGGATCCGCGGAAGATTTGCCAAGACGGAAGAAATGGAAAGCCCAGAGATGCAGTAACTGTCTGTATTATTGATTATGGACAAGGACAAGTAGAGGTGATCACCATGATCATCAACTCACCTCCCAACCTATCTTAACATCTCTCATAATGTCCAGTGTGGCTAAACTAGCTGTGTATATACTGTTTTTTAATGCTACACCAATAATATGTATGACTTCATCAATCTGTAGCTACAATTTCCCTTTAAATTATAGATTGCTGGCTAGGAGGCTATGAGAGCGTTCTCTTCTTTTTTGGTTTTAATATTCGATTTGATTGTATATTAATCTGGTAAAGTGGTTTGAGGTAGGGGTTTAATACACTAGGTTTAAATTTTGAACATGAATTTTTCGTAGAGACACATGAATTTGGTtgaaccattttataaaaaatcacATTGGAAGGAAGAAATGGGCTCCTTATTGGGCTGTTGGGCCACAGTAAGGGAATCGTCAAACGTGTAACTTCCATGGTCCAACACGTCGTCGTTTCGATCACCGTATATGCTCTGGCTGAACCGCTGCCAAATCTCAACAACAGTGATTTCGACTCAATTTGATTCTGATTACGAGCTTCATCGTTCCAGCATCGCCACAAGGAAAGCAAAATCGTTAGGGATCAACAAATGGCTAGCAAACTATGTCGAGCAATCTCGTCGGCGATCTCTAGATCTGAGTTGTCCAACGCCGCGAGCCGCAGAGCCATCGCCACGATGGCGCACCTCCTGCAAAATCAGCAACCAGCAACCAAAGAGTCGGCGGTTTCCGACGACAAGGAAAACATCAATAGCCATATCGATGATGAGAGGAACATCGATTCTAAAAAAGACGGAGAAGATGATGGCGGCGATGAGTTCGTGAATAAAGGTACTGGTGAAGTCGGCGGCCCCCGCGGACCGGAACCGACTCGCTACGGCGATTGGGAGAAGAACGGTCGGTGCTCTGATTTCTGAAGTTTTTTGTATCCTAGTATAAAATTagattaaaatagaaatttgtgaaatttcaaCTGTTCCGGATTTCGCTCCGGCGATCCTGTTACCATCATATCCGATGTTTAATCTACTTGAGTTTGTTGATGTAACATGCTCAAATTAATTGCTGTGAAGAGCAAAATTGTTATCAGTTTCAGTTATGAGATTGTTTATCTTAAAAAAATGCCTCTACTTTCTGAATGAAAATAAACAGAATAGAaggttttatacttttattcaTAAGCAAGATGGTTAAATGTCAAGAAGTAAAAGTGGTGGTTGTTGAGGTGGTGTACATGgtggaagaagatgaagataaagGTGAAGTTGAATTTGCAGAATTTGAGGCAGCGAAAGGATTGGGCGGCATAATGGGCATGTTTTGAGCTTCCAGCATCTGGATGATAAGTTTCATGGATGGCCTATCTGCAGGATACCACTGTATACACCAAAGTCCCACAATTATAAGCCTCTTCACAATATCAGTCTCCTCCACATTATCAACATGGATAGCTATATCCTCTCCTTTCTCCAGCTGATTGTACATCCACTCCGGAAAGTACACTTCCCCGCTATCCTGCGCCGCCGCTTCTCcgaactccctccgtccaccaaccATGTCCAGCAACACCATCCCGTAGCTATAGATATCCGACTTGTATGACACCTTCCCAAAGTTCCTCGAGAACACCTCGGGTGCAATGTACCCTATCGTCCCCCTAGCCCCCGTCATGGTCACCACGCTCTTCTCCTTTGAGCACAGCTTTGCCAGACCAAAATCGGCAACTTTGGGGTTGAGATTATGGTCCAGCAAGATGTTGTGTGGCTTGATGTCGAAATGAAGGATCCTTTGTTTGCAGCCTTGGTGGAGATAATCGAGGCCTCTGGCTACCCCCAGCGCGATCTCCAGCAGCTTCTCCCACCCCACTGTGCTGCTCTGCTTGCCCGATGAGAGGTACTTGTTAAGCGAGTCGTTCTCCAAGAACTCGTATACCAGAGCGCGCTTGTACCCGTCCGCACAGTACCCGACCAAACGCACCACATTCACGTGGTGGATGTTGCCGATGGTTCCTACCTCGTTGATGAAGTCCTCGCCGTTCCCTTTGATGTTGGTTAGGACTTTCACGGCTACCAGAATGTCTGTCGAGAGCTTCCCTCTGAAAACCGACCCGTAGCCTCCCTGCCCCAGTTTGTGTTTGAAACCGTCCGTGATAGTCTTGATATCAGAGTAAGTGTATCTGGTTAGCCTTCTTGCTTTGTGATCCTCTAAGAAACGCTCAGTCCTTCGCTCCTTGCTCTGTTTACGCCTCTTTAGTGTGTAGAAGTAAAATAGTGCAGCAAAAGCTAGCGCCGTGAAAACAGCAACTACTACAATTGCAATGACTGCCTTATCTGATATACTACCTTGTTTGTTGTGGTGAGATTGTGTGGGTATGTGAAAGCATTGAGTTTGGTTATTGGTATTGAACCCACAGTAGTTTGCACGGCTTTCGCAGTTGGTGCAGACAGGTTCAGGCCAATGCAGGTAGGTATCATCAACCGAATACTCTCTCAGCCCGTCCAAAAGAACCTCAGAAATATCAGAAACGTTGTACATTTTCACACATCTGGAGAGAGGCAGGTCGGTGACCGAAGTAGAGGATCGGTAAGCATAAACTCGGTGATTCCCACGAGCAAGGCAAGTGATCGGGCCCATGGGCCTGGCCCATTCCTCATAGTTGTCCAGCGCTCCAGAGCAATTGAAAAGCGTGTATCCGTCGCCTGCACCATAGTACATGATCTTGATGTGGAATTGGaaaggagagggagaggagctCACTTCGGGCACCTGGGCAGGGAGGCATGACCCTCTGAACACACTGAGTCGGATCACTTGAGCTCTGTAGTCAATTTCATTTACGGTAGCTTTAGCTGAAAGTGGGAGGATAATATTCCGGGCCGAGGCACGGGCGGGGAACTGGAAGTCGAATTCGGTGCGGTTGTTGGTGGGGTTGCAGGAGAGGTCGAAACCGGGATAGCCGCAGTGCTGGGGGTGGCGGCCGATTAAGCGGAAAGGGAAGCGGACGATGGGGCCCCCCGAGGGGCTGCAGCTTGCGGGAGGGCAGTCCTGCTGGGCTGCTGCAAATCTTGGTTGCTGGATATTTAgtgaacaaatcaagaaaatgaagaaGGGAATCATGGTTTGAGGATCTGCAAGATGTAGATGGAAATTCAGCGATGGAAGAAACAGATATATACTGcgcattatttatttatttttctgacAGAAAGATACAGATAATTGCGATGAAGGAGAAGCCAATATTGACTTCAAACTAAGATTATGTCAACGGACTcaacctaaaatgaaaaatctaATCAAGGAATACTAGTATTTtacactttatttatttattatatgaattgattaaattaaataatttattaaacattTGTGGTGTGGGCAAACTTATAAGTGGATTGTTATTGATGAAGTGCACATTATTAGTAGGATATTTTTcctttaattgattaattaattaataataaaaggaTAAGAAAACGAAAGCTGATAATTGGATAGGTGTAGGGGCAGCAGAATTCTTCTCTACAAGGTCTGCGATTTAGCAGTCGCATATTCTCAACCATATcttaattttctaatttcagTTGAATCCTCAATACTCATTGTTGACTAGTCCACGACGCGTAATGCCGTCTACAACGCCAagccgtcccttaaattactattcattccgTCCCTTAACTAAGGAATGAAACCAGCAAgcatccgtcccttaaattactattcattcaatttcattttttatttttatttccaaccaaattcaattaaaaaaacacacttcattaaaaataaaataaaataaaattacaacataaaataaaaatacaacttaaaattcaaaaaaaataaaaaagacataattaaaatcctaaaaaagtaaaaatgacataatttaaaatacaattttatagaaaataaaaaaactactccgtcgacgaatcatcccccgaaggcggtggaggtg is a window of Salvia splendens isolate huo1 chromosome 3, SspV2, whole genome shotgun sequence DNA encoding:
- the LOC121794655 gene encoding uncharacterized protein LOC121794655 isoform X1, which codes for MYAETGLMFPYFSQEAQQFDDFCCSQRPNSSLGITSSLMQTSTISDYNLGGEGDLFKAPEPVIGEPLMAVDPMTAAISMISCGEDVISPQSLTVSDIESSIESGQLISEVFYECRKDLLAQQGNETPLFDTLSIKIPSLQIDENFVVDEKLFAEGALQKSLSSSCLRSVDGVHEAPLRPKFLDFPVLDFGAFNGMRRAFSEGDIKTLDNDGKTILEQSSVVQPRVISSCHSEDRREKLCRYWNKKSKRNFGRKIKYACRKALADSQPRIRGRFAKTEEMESPEMQ
- the LOC121794655 gene encoding uncharacterized protein LOC121794655 isoform X2; amino-acid sequence: MQTSTISDYNLGGEGDLFKAPEPVIGEPLMAVDPMTAAISMISCGEDVISPQSLTVSDIESSIESGQLISEVFYECRKDLLAQQGNETPLFDTLSIKIPSLQIDENFVVDEKLFAEGALQKSLSSSCLRSVDGVHEAPLRPKFLDFPVLDFGAFNGMRRAFSEGDIKTLDNDGKTILEQSSVVQPRVISSCHSEDRREKLCRYWNKKSKRNFGRKIKYACRKALADSQPRIRGRFAKTEEMESPEMQ
- the LOC121794654 gene encoding rust resistance kinase Lr10-like, producing the protein MRSIYLFLPSLNFHLHLADPQTMIPFFIFLICSLNIQQPRFAAAQQDCPPASCSPSGGPIVRFPFRLIGRHPQHCGYPGFDLSCNPTNNRTEFDFQFPARASARNIILPLSAKATVNEIDYRAQVIRLSVFRGSCLPAQVPEVSSSPSPFQFHIKIMYYGAGDGYTLFNCSGALDNYEEWARPMGPITCLARGNHRVYAYRSSTSVTDLPLSRCVKMYNVSDISEVLLDGLREYSVDDTYLHWPEPVCTNCESRANYCGFNTNNQTQCFHIPTQSHHNKQGSISDKAVIAIVVVAVFTALAFAALFYFYTLKRRKQSKERRTERFLEDHKARRLTRYTYSDIKTITDGFKHKLGQGGYGSVFRGKLSTDILVAVKVLTNIKGNGEDFINEVGTIGNIHHVNVVRLVGYCADGYKRALVYEFLENDSLNKYLSSGKQSSTVGWEKLLEIALGVARGLDYLHQGCKQRILHFDIKPHNILLDHNLNPKVADFGLAKLCSKEKSVVTMTGARGTIGYIAPEVFSRNFGKVSYKSDIYSYGMVLLDMVGGRREFGEAAAQDSGEVYFPEWMYNQLEKGEDIAIHVDNVEETDIVKRLIIVGLWCIQWYPADRPSMKLIIQMLEAQNMPIMPPNPFAASNSANSTSPLSSSSSTMYTTSTTTTFTS